From the genome of Sesamum indicum cultivar Zhongzhi No. 13 unplaced genomic scaffold, S_indicum_v1.0 scaffold00184, whole genome shotgun sequence, one region includes:
- the LOC105179635 gene encoding uncharacterized protein LOC105179635: protein MAGTLGTLAPQCSNNPWLVGGDFNAVHDLNEVCGISGDIRIAMEDFNNGIQEAELLPLPMQGEWYTWHNRSTTTRSLWKRLDRILINDRWLERFPTSSYHSLLPRTSDHSPLVLHGDSPQHNGGMFRFDNYLTKSPDFIPSVQNIWQPEVIGVPMYAVTRKLKALKQVFRQQRRNKGDLTRNVQLAKGFLDEAQTL from the coding sequence ATGGCTGGTACATTGGGGACACTGGCACCGCAGTGCTCAAATAACCCATGGCTGGTGGGAGGGGACTTCAATGCTGTCCATGATCTAAATGAGGTTTGCGGAATAtcaggagatataaggataGCTATGGAAGATTTTAATAATGGGATTCAGGAGGCCGAGTTGTTACCACTGCCCATGCAAGGAGAATGGTACACGTGGCACAACCGTAGTACGACAACACGAAGTTTATGGAAGAGACTGGATcgaattcttattaatgaccGATGGCTTGAGAGGTTTCCTACCTCATCATATCATAGTCTTTTACCCCGGACATCTGACCACTCGCCGCTTGTCCTTCATGGGGATTCACCGCAACataatggaggtatgtttcggttCGATAATTACCTTACAAAATCGCCGGATTTCATCCCCAGTGTTCAGAATATTTGGCAGCCTGAGGTGATTGGTgtgcctatgtatgcggtGACACGTAAACTCAAAGCCCTAAAACAGGTCTTCAGACAGCAGAGGAGAAACAAAGGGGACTTGACTCGTAATGTCCAATTGGCAAAGGGTTTTCTCGATGAGGCGCAAACATTGTAA